The proteins below are encoded in one region of Aeromonas veronii:
- the glpX gene encoding class II fructose-bisphosphatase encodes MRRELAIEFSRVTEAAALAGYKWLGRGDKNIADGAAVAAMRHILNQIQIDGEIVIGEGEIDEAPMLYIGEKVGTGQGDAVDIAVDPIEGTRMTAMGQSNALAVLAVGDKGSFLKAPDMYMEKLIVGPKAKGAIDLDLALELNLKAVAKALGKPLSRLTVITLAKPRHDKAIKEMQGLGVRVFAIPDGDVAASILTCLPDSEVDMLYGIGGAPEGVISAAVIRALDGDMQARLVPRHKVKGDSPDVRALGEQEIARCEALGIDVNKVLKLEDLAKNDNVIFSATGITKGDLLEGITSDGVMATTETLLIRGKSRTIRRIKSIHFLDRKDSVVRDIIL; translated from the coding sequence ATGAGACGTGAACTGGCAATCGAATTTTCCCGAGTGACGGAAGCGGCTGCACTGGCTGGCTACAAGTGGCTCGGACGTGGTGACAAGAACATCGCCGATGGGGCGGCCGTGGCGGCCATGCGTCATATCCTCAATCAGATCCAGATCGATGGTGAGATTGTGATCGGCGAAGGGGAGATCGACGAGGCTCCCATGCTCTACATCGGCGAGAAGGTGGGCACGGGTCAGGGCGATGCGGTGGACATCGCGGTCGATCCCATCGAAGGCACCCGCATGACCGCCATGGGTCAGTCCAACGCGCTGGCGGTACTGGCGGTCGGCGACAAGGGCTCCTTCCTCAAGGCCCCCGACATGTACATGGAAAAGCTGATCGTCGGCCCCAAGGCCAAGGGCGCCATCGATCTGGATCTGGCTCTGGAGCTGAATCTCAAGGCCGTCGCCAAGGCGCTCGGCAAGCCGCTCTCCCGCCTGACCGTGATCACCCTGGCCAAGCCGCGCCATGACAAGGCGATCAAGGAGATGCAGGGGCTGGGTGTGCGGGTGTTCGCCATCCCGGATGGCGACGTGGCCGCCTCCATCCTGACCTGCCTGCCGGACAGTGAAGTCGACATGCTGTACGGCATCGGCGGCGCACCGGAAGGGGTCATCTCGGCGGCGGTGATCCGCGCCCTGGATGGCGACATGCAGGCTCGCCTGGTTCCCCGTCACAAGGTCAAGGGCGACAGTCCCGACGTGCGTGCCCTGGGGGAGCAGGAGATCGCTCGCTGCGAGGCCCTCGGCATCGACGTGAACAAGGTGCTCAAGCTGGAAGATCTCGCCAAGAATGACAACGTCATCTTCTCGGCCACCGGCATCACCAAGGGTGATCTGCTGGAAGGCATCACCAGCGATGGCGTCATGGCGACCACCGAGACTCTGCTGATCCGCGGCAAGTCGCGCACCATTCGTCGCATCAAGTCGATCCACTTCCTGGATCGCAAGGACAGCGTGGTGCGGGACATCATCCTCTGA
- a CDS encoding porin has product MKKLTVVALALTAAFQAQAVEVYKNDSTMLDIYGRIYAGQFFGEKKELDANGDIKNEYSDKQGANQFVRLGAKVESAINPGLKALAQYELQFYINDSEKTVSENSDNLRTRLAFAGVGADWGNVTFGRQQGAPGMLANWTDVSLSDGYGNDALGAKTDTFATNRAGSVLKYSGLFNGFQIDTSYKFDGGDTEETTSKDSDAAYGAAVSYTFPFNLALGTAYNVGIRDKNNEEDAKLWLLSAKYDNKAVYAALSYADGTDFLKTGQDHTGWEAALGYNFENGIGLMALWNKQKVEQDGKADYDSIDYYTLGAQYKFNKNLRVIGEYRINNLDSQDSGKLNTKDDFQLAARYDF; this is encoded by the coding sequence ATGAAAAAGCTGACAGTAGTAGCATTGGCTCTCACCGCTGCCTTCCAGGCTCAAGCCGTCGAAGTATATAAAAATGACAGCACCATGCTGGATATCTACGGCCGCATCTATGCCGGTCAATTCTTCGGAGAGAAGAAGGAACTGGATGCCAACGGTGACATCAAAAACGAATATAGCGACAAACAGGGTGCAAACCAGTTTGTTCGTCTGGGCGCCAAGGTAGAAAGCGCCATCAACCCGGGTCTCAAGGCCCTGGCCCAGTACGAGCTGCAGTTCTACATCAACGACAGCGAGAAGACCGTCAGCGAGAACTCCGACAACCTGCGCACCCGTCTGGCCTTCGCCGGTGTGGGCGCCGACTGGGGCAACGTGACCTTCGGTCGTCAGCAAGGCGCCCCCGGCATGCTGGCCAACTGGACTGACGTCTCCCTCTCCGACGGCTATGGCAACGACGCCCTCGGCGCCAAGACCGACACCTTCGCCACCAACCGTGCCGGCTCGGTCCTGAAATACTCCGGCCTGTTCAACGGCTTCCAGATCGACACCAGCTACAAGTTCGACGGCGGTGACACCGAAGAGACCACCAGCAAGGACAGCGATGCCGCCTACGGTGCCGCCGTGTCCTATACCTTCCCGTTCAATCTGGCGCTCGGCACCGCCTACAACGTGGGGATCCGCGACAAGAACAACGAGGAAGACGCCAAGCTGTGGCTGCTCTCCGCCAAATATGACAACAAGGCCGTCTATGCCGCCCTGAGCTATGCAGACGGTACCGACTTCCTCAAGACCGGCCAGGATCACACCGGCTGGGAAGCCGCCCTCGGCTACAACTTCGAGAACGGCATCGGCCTGATGGCCCTGTGGAACAAGCAGAAGGTGGAGCAGGACGGCAAGGCCGACTATGACTCCATCGACTACTACACCCTGGGTGCCCAGTACAAGTTCAACAAGAACCTGCGGGTCATCGGCGAATACCGCATCAACAACCTGGACAGCCAGGACAGTGGCAAGCTGAACACCAAGGACGACTTCCAGCTGGCAGCCCGCTACGACTTCTAA
- a CDS encoding class I SAM-dependent methyltransferase, protein MSQNIYDNQGFFEGYAQLPRSQQGLAGAPEWPALRAMLPALTGKRVLDLGCGYGWFCRAARELGAGEVTGIDLSTRMLARAAELTRDERIHYQQGDLARLELSREPFDLVYSSLALHYLPEVNSLFAQIHGALAAGGSFVFSVEHPIFTCPQPQGWLVDEEGRRSWPINGYQREGERVSNWLAEGVIKYHRTLGTYLNALIGAGFEIRHVEDWGPTAGQIAANPALAEEAERPMLLLVSVQKPLR, encoded by the coding sequence ATGTCACAAAATATCTATGATAACCAAGGCTTTTTTGAAGGCTATGCCCAGTTGCCCCGCTCCCAGCAGGGGCTGGCAGGTGCGCCGGAATGGCCGGCGTTGCGGGCCATGCTGCCGGCCCTGACCGGCAAGCGGGTGCTGGATCTGGGCTGCGGCTACGGCTGGTTCTGCCGGGCGGCCCGGGAGCTGGGGGCGGGGGAGGTGACGGGGATCGATCTCTCCACCAGGATGCTGGCCCGCGCCGCCGAACTGACCCGGGACGAGCGGATCCACTATCAGCAGGGGGATCTGGCCCGGCTTGAGCTGAGTCGTGAGCCTTTCGATCTGGTCTACAGCTCGTTGGCGCTGCACTACCTGCCGGAGGTAAACAGCCTGTTCGCGCAGATCCACGGCGCCCTGGCGGCGGGCGGCAGCTTTGTGTTCTCGGTGGAACATCCCATCTTCACCTGCCCCCAGCCCCAGGGCTGGCTGGTGGACGAGGAGGGACGCCGATCCTGGCCCATCAACGGCTATCAGCGGGAGGGCGAGCGGGTCAGCAACTGGCTGGCGGAAGGGGTGATCAAGTATCACCGCACTCTGGGCACCTATCTCAATGCCCTGATCGGGGCGGGATTCGAGATCCGTCACGTGGAGGATTGGGGCCCCACGGCCGGGCAGATCGCCGCCAATCCGGCGCTGGCAGAAGAGGCAGAGCGACCCATGCTGCTGCTGGTGTCAGTGCAAAAGCCATTACGTTGA
- a CDS encoding GNAT family N-acetyltransferase yields the protein MEEIIRADLHNPHHGEVLVYLLNEYAKDEMGGGSPLSDEVQANLAKALAARSDAHVLLAWVEGEPAGVVTCFEGFSTFACRPLLNIHDIAVHPAHRGRGLGKRLLAEVERLARELGCCKLTLEVLEGNKVAQAAYRASGFAGYELSPEVGRALFWQKTLS from the coding sequence ATGGAAGAGATCATCAGGGCAGACCTGCACAACCCGCACCACGGCGAGGTGCTGGTTTATCTGCTCAACGAATACGCGAAAGACGAGATGGGGGGTGGCAGTCCGCTCTCGGATGAGGTGCAGGCCAATCTGGCCAAGGCGCTGGCGGCGAGAAGCGATGCTCATGTGCTGCTGGCCTGGGTGGAGGGTGAACCCGCCGGGGTGGTTACCTGCTTCGAGGGCTTCTCGACCTTCGCTTGCCGCCCTCTGCTCAACATCCACGACATCGCCGTGCACCCGGCGCATCGCGGGCGCGGTCTCGGCAAGCGATTGCTGGCGGAGGTGGAACGTCTGGCCCGGGAGCTAGGCTGCTGCAAGCTGACGCTGGAGGTGCTGGAGGGCAACAAGGTGGCGCAGGCCGCCTATCGTGCCAGTGGTTTTGCGGGCTATGAACTCAGCCCCGAGGTGGGCCGCGCCCTGTTCTGGCAGAAGACATTGTCGTGA
- a CDS encoding TonB-dependent receptor, whose protein sequence is MQNPNPQRALLGVALLSLCASARAEDETLTVIGKRSQHEEVATATRTATPAKLVPQTIESIPASELTAYGQPTLSEALSGIPGVNASGDTRFDGVTIRGFNASNDFYLDGLRDDMQYTRDLGNIERVEVLKGPAAVLYGRGSTGGIINRVSKKPQRGQASSVTARVGSFDSQRLAADLNAEAGERVQLRLNLAQEDKESFRDGVTSKRTLLAPSANWEITDNLNWLVQYERNGSDRTPDRGIPGVDGRPANVPIESVYSDTSRDYIDDVAQSTRSQLTWDLSEQWQLRQQLGYTTLDSQFDNTYVTSVKGDQVTRARWQQDLKAKSLTSNTEAEGELQTGPVEHRLLVGLEQSWQERTPKLYQNATAIPPGNLYDPGSLPTYNGAMKLSSDASHKVRGYGLYVQDQLSLGDWHLLGGLRRDEFTVTSRRNDLDKEETLSVTSLSPRLGLVWNPLEEHAFYTSYSKTFTPVGGELIGITPGDKNNNLDPQHTRLYEGGVKSDWLDGKLATTLSLYRLEMYNKRSKDPLDPTKVILTGLQRTDGIELSARAQLTDEIYLHGGVAIQDAEQVKADADLQGKRPMNVSRENGQLFAGYQSGPQGWYGETGVTAVGDRFADNANTTVLPGYARYDARAGYRWQHWDAQLSVENLTDHHYYVSATSAAQIMPGSPRQLNLTAAYRF, encoded by the coding sequence ATGCAGAACCCCAACCCCCAGCGCGCCCTATTGGGCGTCGCCTTGCTGTCCCTTTGCGCCAGCGCCCGGGCCGAAGACGAGACCCTCACCGTCATCGGCAAACGCAGTCAACACGAAGAGGTCGCCACCGCGACCCGCACCGCCACCCCGGCCAAGCTGGTACCCCAGACCATAGAGAGCATCCCGGCCAGCGAGCTGACCGCCTATGGCCAACCCACCCTGAGCGAGGCCCTGAGCGGCATTCCCGGGGTCAACGCCAGCGGTGACACCCGTTTCGACGGCGTCACCATTCGTGGCTTCAACGCCAGCAACGACTTCTACCTGGACGGTCTGCGCGACGACATGCAGTACACCCGCGATCTCGGCAACATCGAGCGGGTCGAGGTACTCAAAGGCCCGGCCGCCGTGCTCTACGGCCGTGGCAGCACCGGCGGCATCATCAACCGGGTCAGCAAGAAGCCTCAGCGGGGCCAGGCCTCCAGTGTCACCGCCCGGGTCGGCAGCTTCGACAGCCAGCGACTCGCGGCGGATCTCAATGCCGAGGCCGGTGAGCGGGTGCAACTGCGCCTCAACCTGGCCCAGGAGGACAAGGAGAGCTTCCGCGATGGAGTGACCAGCAAACGCACCCTGCTGGCCCCGTCCGCCAACTGGGAGATCACCGACAACCTGAACTGGCTGGTGCAGTACGAGCGCAACGGCAGTGACCGCACCCCGGATCGCGGCATCCCCGGCGTCGACGGCCGCCCCGCCAACGTGCCCATCGAGAGTGTCTACAGCGATACCAGCCGCGACTACATCGATGACGTGGCACAGTCCACCCGCTCCCAGCTGACCTGGGATCTGAGCGAGCAGTGGCAGTTGCGCCAGCAGCTCGGCTACACCACCCTCGACAGCCAGTTCGACAACACCTATGTCACCAGCGTGAAAGGCGATCAGGTGACCCGCGCCCGCTGGCAGCAGGATCTCAAGGCCAAGAGCCTGACCAGCAACACCGAAGCGGAAGGCGAGCTGCAGACCGGCCCCGTCGAGCATCGTCTACTGGTGGGACTGGAGCAGAGCTGGCAGGAACGCACGCCGAAGCTCTATCAGAACGCCACTGCCATCCCGCCGGGCAACCTCTACGATCCGGGTTCATTGCCCACCTATAACGGTGCCATGAAGCTCTCCAGCGACGCCAGTCACAAGGTCCGTGGCTACGGCCTCTATGTGCAGGATCAGCTCAGCCTGGGTGACTGGCACCTGCTCGGCGGCCTGCGCCGGGACGAGTTCACCGTCACCAGCCGTCGCAACGATCTCGACAAGGAGGAGACCCTCTCGGTCACCAGCCTGAGCCCTCGTCTGGGCCTGGTATGGAACCCTCTCGAGGAGCACGCCTTCTACACCTCCTACAGCAAGACCTTCACCCCGGTGGGCGGTGAACTCATCGGCATCACCCCGGGGGACAAGAACAACAACCTGGATCCCCAGCACACCCGGCTGTATGAGGGTGGGGTGAAGAGCGACTGGCTGGATGGCAAGCTGGCCACCACCCTCTCCCTTTACCGGTTGGAGATGTACAACAAGCGCAGCAAGGATCCGCTGGACCCCACCAAGGTGATCCTCACCGGTCTGCAGCGTACCGACGGCATCGAGCTCAGCGCCCGCGCCCAGCTGACCGACGAGATCTACCTGCACGGCGGCGTCGCCATCCAGGATGCGGAGCAGGTCAAGGCGGATGCGGATCTGCAGGGCAAGCGGCCGATGAACGTCTCGCGCGAGAACGGCCAGTTGTTCGCCGGTTACCAGAGCGGCCCGCAGGGCTGGTATGGGGAAACCGGGGTGACGGCGGTGGGGGATCGCTTCGCCGACAACGCCAACACTACGGTGCTGCCGGGCTACGCCCGCTATGACGCCCGCGCCGGTTACCGCTGGCAGCACTGGGATGCCCAGCTCAGCGTGGAGAACCTGACCGATCACCACTACTACGTCAGCGCCACCAGCGCGGCCCAGATCATGCCGGGCAGCCCCCGTCAGCTGAACCTGACCGCGGCCTACCGCTTCTGA
- a CDS encoding PepSY-associated TM helix domain-containing protein, which produces MKTKKLPLHNNKWVRRIHAWAGFATLALMLIYGLTGLWLQHRAVLPLPGPHTDKQSEILTLTTPLADPAALTALLQQHYADGLAEARTAITPPQTLPTPSGTLTLPARWELKGVTLSESLAASYVLGTLEVRIERQQANFAASLNRLHRGMGTGLSWQLMGDLAALALLLLALTSLLMWNKLHGPSRRGIALLLGGALVTLLIALL; this is translated from the coding sequence ATGAAAACCAAGAAACTCCCGCTCCACAACAACAAGTGGGTGCGCCGCATCCACGCCTGGGCCGGTTTTGCCACCCTGGCCCTGATGCTGATCTACGGTCTCACCGGCCTCTGGCTGCAACACAGGGCCGTGCTGCCCCTGCCTGGCCCCCATACCGACAAACAGAGTGAAATCCTGACGCTGACGACGCCGCTGGCGGATCCCGCCGCGCTCACGGCCCTCTTGCAACAGCACTATGCCGACGGACTGGCAGAGGCGCGCACCGCCATCACCCCGCCCCAGACCCTGCCCACCCCGAGCGGCACGCTCACCCTGCCCGCACGCTGGGAGCTCAAGGGCGTCACCTTGAGCGAAAGCCTGGCCGCCAGCTATGTGCTCGGCACCCTGGAGGTGCGCATCGAGCGCCAGCAGGCCAACTTCGCCGCCAGCCTCAACCGGCTGCACCGCGGCATGGGTACCGGGCTCTCCTGGCAGCTGATGGGAGATCTCGCCGCCCTGGCGCTGTTGCTGCTCGCCCTCACCAGTCTGCTGATGTGGAACAAGCTGCACGGCCCGTCCCGCCGTGGCATTGCCCTGCTCCTTGGCGGAGCTCTCGTCACCCTGCTGATCGCCTTGCTCTAA
- a CDS encoding acyltransferase, whose product MRISSIECGRVLAILAVMTIHISPFSNPFDPTLWGDPLYLWLGGIINQLCRFAVPLFFLCAGYFLQPRLSQDPLGVALRYCRPLLLLWLGWSLIYLLVPFNPVAAVQQGYLPTMAGQWQMQIGDSLNAWLVGGMIHLWFLPALILAVLILGLCQRAGLPGLALVMGAGLYLLALLGGSYGKPLLGGEWALLTRNGPFFSLLFVALGAYLKARNWRPDTALGVRLLGMGLALYALEAWGLLRFGEVPLNRHDFLLGSIPWAIGLFGLLLANPGWGEGSWLARQAPKVLGLYCVHMMLVVWLMVFGPQGKLVWWELLKVPALFACSLLAYRLLAATPASRWLLRAR is encoded by the coding sequence ATGCGCATTTCCAGTATCGAGTGCGGGCGGGTGCTGGCCATCCTAGCCGTGATGACCATCCACATCTCCCCCTTCAGCAACCCCTTCGATCCCACCCTCTGGGGGGACCCCCTCTATCTGTGGCTCGGGGGCATCATCAACCAGCTGTGTCGCTTCGCGGTGCCGCTGTTTTTCCTGTGCGCCGGTTACTTCCTGCAACCCAGGCTGAGCCAGGATCCCCTTGGGGTGGCGCTGCGTTACTGCCGCCCGCTGCTACTGCTTTGGCTCGGCTGGAGCCTCATCTACCTGCTGGTGCCCTTCAACCCGGTGGCGGCGGTGCAGCAAGGCTATCTGCCGACCATGGCGGGTCAGTGGCAGATGCAGATCGGGGATAGCCTCAACGCCTGGCTGGTGGGCGGCATGATCCACCTCTGGTTCCTGCCCGCCCTGATACTGGCGGTGCTGATCCTGGGGCTGTGCCAGCGGGCAGGGCTGCCCGGACTGGCGCTGGTGATGGGGGCGGGACTCTATCTGCTGGCCCTGCTCGGCGGCTCCTATGGCAAGCCGCTGCTGGGGGGCGAGTGGGCCCTGCTGACCCGTAACGGTCCCTTCTTCTCGCTGCTGTTCGTGGCCCTCGGTGCCTATCTCAAGGCTCGCAACTGGCGGCCGGACACCGCCCTCGGCGTTCGCCTGCTGGGAATGGGGCTCGCCCTCTACGCCCTGGAGGCCTGGGGACTGCTGCGCTTTGGCGAGGTGCCCCTCAATCGTCACGACTTCCTGCTGGGATCCATCCCCTGGGCCATCGGCCTGTTCGGTCTGCTGCTGGCCAATCCCGGCTGGGGCGAAGGGAGCTGGCTGGCACGCCAGGCCCCCAAGGTGCTCGGCCTCTACTGCGTGCACATGATGCTGGTGGTCTGGCTGATGGTGTTCGGCCCCCAGGGCAAGCTCGTTTGGTGGGAGCTGCTGAAGGTGCCGGCCCTGTTCGCCTGCTCCCTGCTGGCCTATCGGTTGCTGGCCGCCACGCCGGCCAGCCGCTGGTTGCTGCGGGCCCGCTGA
- a CDS encoding winged helix-turn-helix transcriptional regulator, giving the protein MSSVPCPAYEVLRLLTGKWKPAILFHLRDQTLRFGDLRRCLPEVSQKVLTAQLKELEADGVIRRTLYPEVPPRVEYALSPLGTALIPLLQQMHDFALTHGELLARQNEAETSD; this is encoded by the coding sequence GTGTCTTCTGTTCCCTGTCCCGCCTACGAGGTGCTACGCCTGCTGACCGGCAAGTGGAAGCCCGCCATCCTGTTTCATCTGCGTGATCAGACCCTGCGCTTCGGGGACTTGCGCCGCTGCCTGCCGGAGGTGAGCCAGAAGGTGCTCACCGCCCAGCTCAAGGAGCTGGAGGCCGACGGGGTGATCCGCCGTACCCTCTACCCCGAGGTGCCCCCCAGGGTGGAATACGCCCTGAGCCCGCTCGGCACCGCCCTCATCCCCTTGCTGCAACAGATGCACGACTTCGCCCTGACTCACGGCGAGCTGTTGGCGCGCCAGAATGAGGCCGAGACCTCAGACTGA
- a CDS encoding monooxygenase, with the protein MPSLLQIHFNFPREMMGPALTEAALPLAESITREPGFISKIWTENPNTGEAGGIYLFEDEKSALAYATMHEQRVLAMGASDVQYKLFEVNEPLSRITRGIL; encoded by the coding sequence ATGCCCAGCCTGCTGCAGATCCATTTCAACTTCCCCCGCGAGATGATGGGGCCGGCCCTCACCGAGGCGGCGCTGCCGCTGGCGGAATCCATCACCCGGGAGCCCGGCTTTATTTCCAAGATCTGGACCGAGAACCCGAATACCGGCGAGGCCGGCGGCATCTATCTGTTCGAGGATGAAAAGAGCGCCCTCGCCTACGCGACCATGCACGAGCAGCGGGTGCTCGCCATGGGCGCGAGCGACGTGCAGTACAAGCTGTTCGAGGTCAACGAGCCCCTGAGCCGGATCACTCGCGGTATCCTCTGA
- a CDS encoding GNAT family N-acetyltransferase yields MLNPLPHTLPVLHTPRLLLRPLNGQDSVDLFAIYGDPVVMRFTGEPAFPELATVAQMLASVERLLAAGESLEWGLVERDGERLVGTCGLHSFERASCQAEVGCMLARRHWGQGLMGEALGALMVFARELGLTTLLADIDPDNLPSQRLFRRLGFVWLGDSHYRLGLGEGIRGYRE; encoded by the coding sequence TTGCTGAACCCGCTGCCCCATACACTCCCCGTGCTGCACACCCCGCGGCTGTTGCTGCGTCCGCTCAACGGGCAAGACAGCGTGGATCTGTTCGCCATCTACGGGGATCCCGTCGTGATGCGCTTCACCGGAGAGCCCGCCTTTCCCGAACTCGCCACCGTGGCGCAGATGCTGGCGAGCGTCGAACGCCTGCTGGCAGCCGGGGAGTCTCTGGAGTGGGGGCTGGTTGAACGGGATGGCGAGCGCCTCGTCGGCACCTGTGGCCTGCACAGCTTCGAGCGGGCGAGCTGTCAGGCAGAAGTGGGTTGCATGCTGGCCCGGCGCCATTGGGGGCAGGGGTTGATGGGGGAGGCGCTGGGTGCCCTGATGGTATTCGCGAGGGAGCTGGGGCTGACCACGCTGCTGGCGGATATCGATCCGGACAATCTGCCCAGCCAGCGGTTATTCCGGCGGCTGGGCTTCGTCTGGCTGGGGGATAGCCATTACCGGCTGGGACTTGGCGAGGGGATCAGAGGATACCGCGAGTGA
- a CDS encoding outer membrane beta-barrel protein, with protein MVMGLLLPLGQGWAAEDGDRGWQLTPFAGYSSAIDFDKADDAVPTPHGGTVTSLQGESSANWGFFISKEVDDPGLIELLYSHQSTPLSPTLPDRLTVDTLHFAGVLTLSDNVMAPYIGAGIGVTRFDAHDSETAPSMSLALGVQPRLTEHLALRAEVRGYGSLLDEDGDFLCDPEICAFRVRGDLVTQWQANVGLTLRF; from the coding sequence ATGGTGATGGGGCTGCTGCTGCCGCTGGGTCAGGGCTGGGCGGCCGAAGACGGGGATCGCGGCTGGCAGCTGACTCCCTTCGCGGGATACAGCTCGGCCATCGACTTTGACAAGGCGGATGACGCGGTCCCGACCCCGCATGGGGGCACGGTCACCTCCCTGCAGGGGGAGAGCTCGGCCAACTGGGGCTTCTTCATCAGCAAGGAGGTGGACGATCCCGGCCTGATAGAGCTGCTCTACAGCCACCAGTCCACCCCCCTCTCCCCGACGCTGCCGGATCGGCTGACGGTGGATACCCTGCATTTTGCCGGGGTGCTGACCCTGTCGGACAACGTCATGGCCCCCTACATCGGCGCCGGGATCGGGGTGACCCGCTTCGATGCCCATGACAGCGAGACGGCCCCCTCCATGTCCCTGGCGCTCGGAGTGCAGCCGCGCCTGACCGAGCATCTGGCGCTGCGGGCCGAAGTGCGTGGTTATGGCTCCCTGCTCGACGAGGATGGGGATTTCCTCTGCGACCCCGAGATCTGCGCCTTTCGGGTGCGGGGGGATCTGGTCACCCAGTGGCAGGCGAATGTGGGATTGACCCTGAGGTTCTAG
- a CDS encoding exopolysaccharide biosynthesis protein, which translates to MVAAQLNDPQNKLSDTLRATAHAIEESHISLRDMLALVGEQGMLLFCVLLTVPFLLPVSIPGVSTPFGLLILFIGIGITLNRVPWLPAILMERRFAAEHLKPALHKGADLLARIDRFIRPRLLLLTGSTTINRCNGLLIMLAALLLMLPLGAIPFTNAMPAWAILLLAIGMLQRDGLFIAGGYALVSATLVWFSVLAIGLLMAGQSVSTLFS; encoded by the coding sequence ATGGTTGCCGCGCAACTCAACGACCCACAGAACAAGCTGTCAGACACCTTGCGAGCCACGGCCCACGCCATCGAGGAGAGCCACATCAGCCTGCGGGACATGCTGGCCCTGGTGGGTGAGCAGGGCATGCTGCTGTTCTGCGTGCTGCTCACCGTGCCCTTCCTGCTGCCGGTCTCCATTCCCGGCGTCAGCACCCCCTTTGGCCTGCTGATCCTGTTTATCGGCATCGGCATCACCCTCAACCGGGTGCCCTGGCTGCCCGCCATCCTGATGGAGCGCCGCTTCGCCGCCGAGCACCTGAAACCGGCCCTGCACAAGGGGGCCGATCTGCTGGCCCGCATCGATCGCTTCATCCGCCCGCGCCTGCTGCTGCTGACCGGCAGCACCACCATCAATCGCTGCAACGGCCTGCTGATCATGCTGGCGGCCCTGCTGCTGATGCTGCCCCTCGGCGCCATCCCCTTCACCAACGCCATGCCCGCCTGGGCCATCCTGCTGCTGGCCATCGGCATGTTGCAGCGGGACGGTCTCTTCATCGCCGGCGGCTACGCCCTGGTGAGCGCGACCCTGGTCTGGTTCAGCGTGCTGGCCATCGGCCTGCTGATGGCGGGCCAGAGCGTCTCGACCCTGTTCAGCTAA
- a CDS encoding sensor domain-containing diguanylate cyclase: MALSVAQLYEVMAQLPDPVFILSEDGYYVEYIGGVEQQSYQDGNPLIGKRLLDVLPLEKAQWVLDQMAQAFASGEVQVVEYDLSPVEVEGINAEAGPQGMQRFEGKLAPLPSLYDGKRAVAWMTRNITRQHELQLRLKRLGETDQLTGLYNRHFFFEHYQQRLQGEGGSGLIMLDIDHFKQINDRFGHQVGDRVLRSFSACVAAQLRAEDMFVRSGGEEFLILLPQIGEQTLLKVAERIRTAVATMAPDPAPITVSLGTTLIQPGETVGAVLARADEWLYRAKRGGRNRVAHDTDP; this comes from the coding sequence ATGGCTCTCTCGGTGGCACAGCTCTACGAAGTGATGGCTCAGTTGCCCGACCCCGTCTTCATCCTCAGTGAAGATGGCTACTACGTGGAATACATCGGCGGGGTGGAGCAGCAGTCCTATCAGGATGGCAACCCCTTGATCGGCAAGCGCTTGCTGGATGTACTGCCCTTGGAGAAGGCGCAGTGGGTGCTGGATCAGATGGCGCAGGCCTTTGCCAGCGGCGAGGTGCAGGTGGTGGAGTATGACCTCTCTCCGGTGGAGGTGGAGGGGATCAACGCAGAGGCGGGCCCCCAGGGGATGCAGCGTTTCGAGGGCAAGTTGGCCCCCCTGCCATCCCTCTATGACGGCAAGCGGGCGGTGGCCTGGATGACCCGCAACATCACCCGCCAGCACGAGTTGCAACTGCGGCTCAAGCGGCTCGGGGAGACGGATCAGCTCACCGGCCTCTACAACCGCCACTTCTTCTTCGAACACTATCAGCAGCGGCTGCAAGGGGAGGGGGGGAGCGGTCTCATCATGCTGGACATCGATCACTTCAAGCAGATCAACGACCGCTTCGGCCATCAGGTGGGGGACCGGGTGCTGCGCAGCTTCAGTGCCTGCGTGGCAGCCCAGCTTCGGGCCGAGGACATGTTCGTGCGCAGCGGCGGCGAGGAGTTTCTGATCCTGCTGCCCCAGATAGGCGAGCAGACGCTGCTCAAGGTGGCGGAACGCATTCGCACCGCGGTGGCGACCATGGCGCCGGATCCGGCTCCCATCACGGTGAGTCTCGGCACCACCCTGATCCAGCCGGGGGAGACAGTGGGTGCCGTGCTGGCACGCGCGGATGAGTGGCTCTATCGGGCCAAGCGGGGCGGGCGCAACCGGGTGGCCCACGACACCGATCCCTGA